One window of Alkaliphilus metalliredigens QYMF genomic DNA carries:
- a CDS encoding glycine betaine ABC transporter substrate-binding protein produces the protein MMKMKTLLTLLLVGVLVLAVGCQPADETPGEAAEEMGSVTLGYVSWDSEIASTNVLKVVLEDLGYDVDMMDVSAALLYQGVAEGDFDLTTAAWLPTTHGDYINQYGAGLDDLGPNLNGTRIGLVVPSFMDIDSIEDLATGEYAGTQITGIDPGAGIMQATEAAIDEYGLDYELLEGSDAAMAAALNDAISYDEEVIVTGWTPHWKFASYDLKYLEDPLGIYGSDEDIHTLARVGLEDDMPEVYAVASNFHWTPDDMAGVMVAISEGMGAEEAARQWVSENQDTVNGWLQ, from the coding sequence ATGATGAAAATGAAAACTTTATTAACTTTATTATTAGTTGGAGTCTTAGTATTAGCAGTAGGATGCCAACCTGCAGATGAGACCCCTGGTGAGGCAGCTGAAGAAATGGGAAGCGTTACACTAGGTTATGTTTCATGGGACTCTGAAATCGCCAGTACAAACGTATTAAAAGTTGTTTTAGAAGATTTAGGATATGATGTTGACATGATGGATGTAAGTGCAGCGTTATTATACCAGGGAGTTGCAGAAGGCGATTTTGATCTAACCACTGCAGCTTGGTTACCCACAACTCATGGAGATTATATTAATCAATATGGTGCGGGTTTAGATGATCTTGGTCCAAACTTAAACGGCACAAGAATCGGATTAGTTGTCCCTAGCTTTATGGATATTGATAGCATTGAAGATTTAGCTACCGGAGAATATGCAGGTACACAAATCACAGGAATTGATCCTGGTGCAGGAATTATGCAAGCAACAGAAGCTGCTATAGATGAATATGGGCTAGATTATGAGTTACTAGAGGGTAGCGATGCTGCTATGGCAGCTGCATTAAATGATGCGATTTCTTATGATGAAGAAGTCATCGTTACTGGTTGGACACCTCACTGGAAATTTGCTAGCTATGACTTAAAATACCTAGAAGATCCACTAGGCATTTATGGTTCAGATGAAGACATTCACACATTAGCCCGTGTTGGACTAGAAGATGATATGCCTGAAGTTTATGCAGTGGCAAGCAACTTCCACTGGACTCCTGATGACATGGCTGGCGTAATGGTGGCTATTTCAGAAGGAATGGGCGCTGAAGAAGCGGCACGTCAATGGGTATCAGAAAATCAAGATACTGTTAATGGATGGCTTCAATAA